The Buttiauxella selenatireducens genome has a window encoding:
- the ttrB gene encoding tetrathionate reductase subunit TtrB, which yields MDSSKRQFLQQLGILSAGASLVPLAHAKFPFSPERHEGSAHHRYAMLIDLRRCIGCQACTVSCAIENQTPQGEFRTHVNQYQVRLEGEQSVTNVLLPRLCNHCDNPPCVPVCPVQATFQREDGIVVVDNTRCVGCAYCVQACPYDARFINHETQTADKCTFCVHRLEAGLLPACVESCVGGARIIGDLKDPNSRISQMLHANHDAIKVLKPESGTQPHVFYLGLDEAFVTPLMGRAQSALWQEV from the coding sequence ATGGACAGTAGTAAACGGCAGTTTCTCCAGCAATTGGGCATTCTGAGTGCGGGTGCCTCTTTGGTGCCGCTGGCTCATGCAAAATTCCCCTTCTCTCCTGAACGACATGAAGGATCCGCACACCATCGATATGCCATGCTCATCGATTTGCGCCGCTGTATTGGTTGTCAGGCCTGTACGGTCAGTTGTGCTATTGAAAACCAGACACCACAGGGCGAATTTCGCACCCATGTAAATCAATATCAGGTGCGACTTGAAGGCGAACAAAGCGTCACCAACGTGCTGCTGCCCCGCCTGTGCAACCACTGTGATAACCCGCCCTGCGTGCCTGTTTGCCCCGTTCAGGCGACGTTTCAGCGGGAAGACGGCATTGTAGTCGTCGACAACACACGTTGTGTCGGCTGCGCTTATTGCGTGCAGGCCTGTCCCTATGACGCACGCTTTATCAATCACGAAACCCAAACCGCCGATAAATGCACCTTCTGCGTCCACCGTCTGGAAGCCGGATTGCTCCCCGCCTGCGTGGAGTCTTGCGTCGGCGGTGCTCGTATTATCGGCGACCTGAAGGATCCCAACAGTCGTATCTCGCAAATGCTTCATGCAAACCACGACGCCATCAAGGTGTTGAAGCCCGAAAGCGGCACCCAGCCCCATGTTTTCTATTTAGGTCTGGATGAAGCCTTCGTCACCCCATTGATGGGACGCGCGCAATCCGCACTCTGGCAGGAGGTTTAA
- the ttrR gene encoding tetrathionate respiration response regulator TtrR, translating into MARIHLLDDDVAVTQACAFLLESLGYEVCCWNEGAKFLSQADLYQTGVLLLDMRMPGMDGQAVHEEMLQLGSTLAVVFLTGHGDVPMAVEQMKRGAIDFLQKPVSAKPLQVALERALLVSAQTFDRQKIVACYQQLTPKERELAGLVANGLINREIANAMNIAVRTVEVHRARVMEKMQAGSLAELVNRLQQVRESFLLLS; encoded by the coding sequence ATGGCGAGAATTCATTTACTGGATGACGATGTGGCGGTAACTCAGGCCTGCGCATTTTTGCTTGAAAGCCTGGGGTATGAGGTTTGCTGCTGGAATGAAGGGGCGAAGTTTCTGTCTCAGGCTGACCTGTACCAGACGGGAGTCTTGTTGTTGGATATGCGCATGCCGGGTATGGATGGTCAGGCCGTGCATGAGGAAATGTTGCAACTCGGCAGTACGCTGGCGGTGGTATTCCTCACCGGTCATGGTGATGTCCCAATGGCTGTGGAGCAGATGAAACGCGGAGCGATAGATTTTCTGCAAAAGCCCGTTTCTGCAAAACCGCTTCAGGTTGCGCTGGAACGTGCGTTGCTCGTTTCTGCGCAGACGTTCGATAGACAAAAGATTGTCGCTTGTTATCAGCAACTCACGCCGAAAGAGCGAGAGTTAGCCGGGCTGGTGGCAAACGGGTTAATCAACCGGGAGATTGCCAACGCAATGAACATTGCGGTACGAACGGTGGAGGTGCACCGCGCCAGAGTGATGGAAAAAATGCAGGCGGGCAGTCTCGCTGAACTGGTGAATCGACTTCAACAGGTACGGGAGTCATTTCTGTTGCTGAGTTGA
- a CDS encoding NAD(P)/FAD-dependent oxidoreductase — translation MTEHTSSYYAASANQYEPFPQLSESVTCDVCVVGGGYTGLSSALHLSEMGYDVVLLEAARIGFGASGRNGGQLVNSYSRDIDVIERTYGADAAKMLGSMMFEGGEIIRERIKRYQIDCDYRPGGLFVAMNHKQLEKLEEQKANWERYGNTHLELLDANELKREVNSDRYVGALLDHSGGHIHPLNLAIGEANAIRLNGGRVFEQSPVTNIQHTSPAVVNTAKGKVTAKYVIVAGNAYLGDKVEPELAKRSMPCGTQVLTTEPLSDEVARSLIPNNYCVEDCNYLLDYYRLTADNRLLYGGGVVYGARDPADIERLVMPNLLKTFPQLKGVKIDYSWTGNFLLTLSRLPQVGRLDNNIYYSQGCSGHGVTYTHLAGRLIAELLRGDAERFNAFANLPHYPFPGGRTFRIPFTAMGAAYYSLRDRLGV, via the coding sequence ATGACTGAACATACCAGCAGTTATTACGCGGCAAGCGCCAATCAGTACGAACCTTTCCCGCAGCTTTCGGAATCCGTCACTTGTGACGTGTGTGTGGTCGGCGGCGGTTACACAGGGCTGTCTTCGGCGCTGCATCTGTCTGAAATGGGTTACGACGTGGTGCTGCTCGAAGCCGCGCGCATCGGCTTCGGTGCCAGCGGACGCAACGGCGGTCAGTTAGTTAACTCTTATAGCCGCGACATCGATGTCATTGAGCGCACTTATGGCGCTGACGCGGCAAAAATGCTCGGCAGCATGATGTTCGAAGGTGGCGAAATTATTCGTGAACGCATCAAACGCTACCAGATTGATTGCGACTATCGCCCGGGCGGCCTGTTTGTGGCCATGAACCATAAGCAGTTGGAAAAACTGGAAGAGCAAAAAGCCAACTGGGAGCGCTACGGCAACACCCATCTGGAGTTGCTGGATGCTAACGAGTTGAAACGTGAAGTGAATAGCGACAGATACGTCGGCGCACTGCTCGATCACAGCGGCGGCCATATTCATCCGCTGAATCTGGCGATTGGCGAAGCGAACGCCATCCGTCTGAACGGTGGCCGGGTGTTTGAGCAATCACCGGTGACTAACATTCAGCATACCAGCCCGGCGGTGGTGAATACGGCTAAAGGCAAAGTGACGGCGAAATATGTGATTGTGGCGGGGAACGCCTATCTGGGCGATAAAGTGGAGCCGGAACTGGCGAAACGCAGCATGCCATGTGGTACGCAAGTATTGACCACTGAACCGCTGAGCGATGAAGTTGCGCGTTCGCTTATCCCAAATAATTACTGCGTGGAGGACTGCAACTATCTGCTGGATTACTACCGTCTGACCGCAGATAACCGTCTGCTATACGGTGGCGGTGTGGTGTACGGCGCACGCGATCCGGCAGACATTGAGCGTCTGGTGATGCCAAATCTGCTGAAGACCTTCCCGCAGCTGAAAGGGGTGAAAATTGACTACAGTTGGACCGGTAACTTCCTGCTGACGCTGTCGCGCCTGCCACAGGTTGGACGTCTGGATAACAATATTTATTACAGTCAGGGTTGCAGCGGCCATGGTGTCACCTATACCCATCTGGCGGGCCGTCTGATAGCCGAATTGCTGCGCGGCGATGCAGAACGCTTCAATGCCTTTGCGAATCTGCCGCACTACCCGTTCCCGGGTGGCCGCACTTTCCGCATTCCATTTACCGCTATGGGGGCGGCTTACTACAGCCTGCGCGACCGCCTTGGGGTATAA
- the ttrA gene encoding tetrathionate reductase subunit TtrA, translating to MANLTRRQWLKVGLALGGMVTFGLSYRDVAKRAIDGLRNGTSGKITRDRIFANALIPEAHAQPQWQQNPQQVISMTQCFGCWTQCGVRVRVDCEKGKVLRIAGNPYHPLSHEHHINASVPFAEAMEKLAGESGLDARSTACARGATLMEGLYSPLRILEPMKRVGKRGEGKWQRISFERLIEEVVEGGDLFGEGHVEGLRALYAPTTPIDPKHPGFGPKTNQLLVTNTSDDGRDTFLRRFALNSFGSKNFGAHGAYCGLAYRAGSGALMGDLDKNPHVKPDWDHVEFALFMGTSPAQSGNPFKRQARQLSSARLRDNFQYVVVAPALPLTTVLADDRGHWLPVIPGSDSALAMGLIRWIIEKQRYNADYLAIPDATAMQQAGEKSWTNSTHLVITDELPQLAGQHLTLAHLSAEGANEPVVLNEDNEIVAASGCPRAQLFVAQQVTLTDGKIVTVKSGFQLLKEAANKLTLAQYSQQCGVSEVKIAALADTFTRHGRKAAVITHGGMMAGNGFYNAWAVMMLNALIGNLSLEGGVFVGGGKFNGATDGPRYNMDSFPGKVKPKGLSIARSKTAYESSEEYQDKMAAGVSPFPAKAPWYPFVAGQLTELLTSALEGYPYPLKAWISNMTNPFYGIPGLRAVAEEKLKDPKRLPLFIAIDAFMNETTALADYIVPDTHNFESWGFSAPWAGVASKATTARWPIVASATSQTADGQPVSMEAFCIAVAKRLKLPGFGDNAITDAQGNGYPLNRAEDYYLRIAANIAYMGKTPVAQARQEDVTLTGVQRILPMIEQTLKPDEVSRVAFIYSRGGRFAPDSSGRVENSVGNIWQKPLQIWNADVAAHRHAITGERYSGCPAWYPSRLSDGRAMEEIFPVQQWPLKLISFKSNTMASASTVIPRLHHLKPTNLVALNPEDGKRYGLAHGDTARITTPGGQVEAQISLLNGVMPGVIAIEHGYGHREMGAAQHYLDGEPMPFDRQIKAGINLNDLGFADPTRKVANTWLDWVSGAAVRQGLPAKVERI from the coding sequence ATGGCTAATTTAACCCGTCGTCAGTGGCTTAAAGTCGGCCTTGCTCTGGGCGGAATGGTGACCTTTGGGCTGAGCTATCGGGATGTTGCGAAGCGTGCCATTGACGGTTTGCGAAACGGAACCTCCGGCAAGATAACCCGCGACCGCATCTTTGCTAATGCGCTGATTCCCGAGGCTCACGCACAACCCCAGTGGCAACAAAATCCGCAACAAGTGATCTCCATGACGCAATGCTTTGGCTGCTGGACGCAGTGCGGCGTGCGGGTCAGGGTCGATTGCGAAAAGGGGAAAGTACTGCGAATTGCAGGCAATCCTTATCACCCGTTATCCCATGAACATCACATTAATGCCTCCGTCCCGTTTGCCGAAGCGATGGAAAAGCTGGCGGGAGAAAGTGGCCTCGACGCCCGCTCCACCGCCTGCGCACGCGGTGCGACTTTGATGGAAGGCCTGTACAGCCCGCTGCGTATTCTGGAACCGATGAAACGCGTCGGGAAACGTGGGGAAGGTAAATGGCAGCGCATCAGTTTTGAGCGGCTGATTGAGGAGGTCGTGGAAGGTGGCGATCTGTTTGGCGAGGGGCATGTAGAAGGTTTGCGGGCTCTGTATGCTCCAACGACGCCTATAGACCCAAAACACCCTGGATTTGGTCCGAAAACGAACCAATTGCTGGTCACCAATACCAGTGATGACGGACGCGATACGTTCCTTCGCCGTTTTGCGCTTAATAGCTTCGGCAGCAAAAACTTCGGGGCGCACGGTGCCTATTGCGGCCTGGCTTATCGGGCCGGTTCCGGTGCCTTGATGGGCGATCTGGATAAAAATCCGCACGTCAAACCTGACTGGGATCATGTCGAATTTGCACTATTTATGGGCACCTCTCCGGCACAGTCCGGGAACCCTTTTAAACGCCAGGCCCGACAACTGTCCAGCGCCCGTCTGCGTGATAATTTTCAGTATGTTGTCGTCGCCCCGGCTCTACCGTTAACCACGGTATTGGCTGACGATCGCGGTCACTGGCTGCCCGTTATCCCCGGCAGTGACTCGGCGCTGGCTATGGGGTTGATCCGCTGGATCATCGAAAAACAACGCTATAACGCAGATTACCTCGCCATTCCTGATGCAACAGCCATGCAGCAGGCTGGCGAAAAAAGTTGGACCAACTCCACGCATCTGGTGATCACCGATGAACTCCCACAACTTGCCGGGCAGCATTTGACTCTGGCTCACCTGTCGGCTGAGGGTGCAAACGAGCCTGTGGTACTGAACGAAGACAACGAGATAGTTGCCGCCAGCGGTTGCCCGCGCGCGCAGTTGTTTGTTGCTCAACAGGTCACGCTGACTGACGGCAAAATCGTCACCGTAAAAAGTGGATTTCAGTTGCTTAAAGAGGCGGCCAATAAACTCACACTGGCGCAATACAGCCAACAATGCGGCGTGTCAGAGGTGAAAATAGCGGCGCTGGCAGATACCTTTACCCGCCACGGACGTAAAGCGGCAGTTATTACCCATGGCGGCATGATGGCTGGCAACGGGTTTTACAACGCCTGGGCCGTCATGATGCTCAACGCGCTGATTGGTAATCTCAGTCTGGAAGGCGGCGTCTTTGTCGGGGGCGGTAAATTCAACGGTGCGACCGATGGTCCGCGCTATAACATGGACAGCTTCCCCGGCAAGGTAAAACCGAAGGGGCTGAGTATCGCGCGTAGCAAAACGGCCTATGAATCCTCCGAAGAGTATCAGGATAAGATGGCTGCTGGGGTTTCTCCGTTCCCGGCCAAAGCACCGTGGTACCCCTTCGTTGCAGGGCAGTTGACCGAACTCCTCACCTCCGCGCTGGAGGGTTACCCTTACCCGCTAAAAGCGTGGATCTCCAATATGACCAACCCGTTCTACGGCATTCCTGGGTTACGGGCCGTGGCGGAAGAGAAGCTGAAAGATCCCAAACGTCTGCCGCTGTTTATCGCCATTGACGCATTCATGAATGAAACCACGGCTCTGGCGGATTATATCGTTCCGGACACGCATAATTTTGAAAGCTGGGGATTTAGCGCTCCGTGGGCGGGTGTCGCCAGTAAAGCCACCACCGCCCGTTGGCCTATCGTTGCTAGCGCGACAAGCCAAACCGCCGATGGGCAACCAGTATCAATGGAAGCCTTCTGCATCGCCGTGGCAAAACGCCTGAAGCTGCCAGGTTTCGGTGACAATGCGATTACCGATGCGCAGGGCAACGGTTACCCGCTCAATCGTGCGGAAGATTACTATCTGCGCATTGCCGCAAACATCGCGTATATGGGCAAAACGCCCGTCGCACAAGCCAGGCAAGAGGATGTGACGCTGACGGGTGTGCAGCGTATTCTGCCGATGATTGAGCAGACGCTAAAACCGGATGAAGTCAGTCGCGTCGCCTTTATCTATTCCCGAGGCGGGCGTTTTGCGCCGGACAGCAGCGGGCGTGTGGAAAACAGTGTCGGCAATATTTGGCAAAAACCGCTGCAAATCTGGAATGCGGACGTCGCCGCTCATCGTCACGCAATAACCGGTGAACGTTATAGTGGATGCCCTGCCTGGTATCCTTCAAGGCTTTCTGACGGGCGTGCTATGGAGGAGATTTTCCCGGTGCAGCAGTGGCCACTGAAGCTGATTTCTTTTAAATCCAATACCATGGCCAGCGCTTCTACCGTGATCCCACGGTTACATCATCTCAAACCCACTAACCTGGTGGCGCTGAATCCTGAAGATGGCAAGCGCTACGGTCTGGCCCATGGCGACACCGCTCGTATCACCACACCGGGTGGGCAGGTTGAAGCGCAGATCAGTTTGCTTAACGGCGTGATGCCTGGTGTCATCGCCATTGAGCACGGATATGGGCACCGGGAAATGGGGGCTGCTCAACACTATCTGGACGGTGAACCCATGCCGTTTGATAGACAGATAAAAGCAGGGATTAACCTTAACGATCTGGGGTTTGCCGACCCAACGCGTAAGGTCGCCAACACCTGGCTGGATTGGGTCTCTGGGGCGGCGGTAAGGCAGGGCCTTCCGGCAAAAGTTGAACGGATATAA
- the puuC gene encoding aldehyde dehydrogenase PuuC, whose protein sequence is MDFQNLNYWQEKVKNIAIETRLFINGEYCPTQDNSTFDIFDPAAQHTLAQVARGKKADVDLAVRSARDVFERGDWSQASPAKRKAVLNKLADLMEQHHEELALLETLDTGKPIRHSLRDDIPGSARAIRWYAEAIDKVYGEVATTGVNDLALIVREPVGVIAAVVPWNFPLLLACWKLGPALAAGNSVILKPSEKSPLTAIRLAQLAKEAGLPDGVFNVIPGFGHEAGQALSLHPDVDVITFTGSTRTGKQLLKDAGDSNMKRVWLEAGGKSANIVFADCPDLAKAAATAAAGIFYNQGQVCIAGTRLLLEESIADEFIELLKEQAKNWQPGNPLDPNTTMGTLIDNAHADTVHSFIRNGETEGKLALDGRSAQHPAAIGPTIFLDTNPTASVSRDEIFGPVLVITRFTSEAQALEIANDSDYGLGAAVWTRDLSRAHRMSRRLKAGSVFVNNYNDGDMTVPFGGYKQSGNGRDKSLHALEKFSELKTIWISLEP, encoded by the coding sequence ATGGACTTTCAGAATCTGAACTACTGGCAGGAAAAAGTGAAAAATATCGCGATAGAAACCCGTTTGTTTATTAACGGTGAATATTGTCCGACTCAGGATAATAGTACCTTCGATATTTTCGACCCGGCAGCACAACACACACTGGCACAGGTTGCGCGGGGTAAAAAAGCCGATGTCGATCTTGCCGTTCGCTCGGCACGTGACGTTTTCGAGCGCGGCGACTGGTCGCAGGCCTCGCCCGCCAAACGTAAAGCCGTATTAAATAAGCTGGCAGATTTAATGGAACAGCATCACGAGGAACTGGCGCTGCTGGAGACACTGGATACCGGCAAGCCTATTCGCCATAGCCTGCGTGATGATATTCCCGGTAGTGCCCGCGCCATCCGCTGGTACGCCGAAGCAATTGATAAAGTTTACGGTGAAGTCGCCACCACGGGGGTGAATGATTTAGCGCTGATCGTCCGTGAACCTGTGGGTGTTATTGCCGCCGTCGTGCCGTGGAACTTCCCATTACTGCTGGCCTGCTGGAAACTTGGCCCGGCGCTGGCTGCGGGTAACAGCGTTATCCTCAAACCTTCCGAAAAATCCCCTTTGACCGCCATTCGCCTGGCGCAACTGGCGAAAGAAGCCGGTTTGCCCGACGGCGTGTTTAACGTCATCCCAGGATTTGGCCACGAAGCCGGCCAGGCGTTGTCCCTGCATCCGGATGTAGACGTTATCACCTTTACAGGTTCTACCCGCACCGGTAAGCAACTGCTGAAAGACGCGGGCGATAGCAACATGAAACGTGTCTGGCTGGAAGCCGGTGGTAAAAGTGCCAATATCGTGTTTGCCGACTGCCCGGATTTAGCAAAAGCCGCCGCCACGGCTGCTGCGGGTATTTTCTACAATCAGGGCCAGGTGTGTATCGCCGGGACGCGCCTGTTGCTGGAAGAAAGTATTGCCGATGAGTTTATCGAACTCCTGAAAGAGCAGGCAAAAAACTGGCAGCCAGGCAACCCGCTCGACCCGAATACCACCATGGGTACGCTGATTGATAACGCCCACGCTGATACCGTACACAGTTTTATTCGCAACGGCGAAACCGAGGGAAAACTGGCGCTGGATGGCCGGAGCGCTCAACACCCTGCCGCGATTGGCCCGACGATTTTCCTCGATACCAACCCAACTGCCAGCGTAAGTCGTGATGAAATCTTCGGGCCGGTTCTGGTCATCACCCGCTTCACCTCCGAGGCACAGGCACTGGAAATCGCCAACGACAGCGATTATGGCCTCGGAGCCGCCGTATGGACTCGCGATCTGTCGCGGGCGCACCGCATGAGCCGTCGCCTGAAAGCAGGCTCCGTTTTCGTCAATAACTATAACGATGGCGATATGACGGTGCCGTTTGGCGGTTACAAACAAAGCGGTAACGGGCGAGATAAGTCTTTGCACGCATTAGAAAAATTTAGCGAATTGAAAACCATCTGGATTTCACTGGAGCCTTAA
- the puuR gene encoding HTH-type transcriptional regulator PuuR gives MSDDGLAPGKRLSEIRQQLGLSQRRAAELSGLTHSAISTIEQDKVSPAISSLQKLLKVYGLSLSEFFAEPEKPDEPQVIINQDDLIEIGSQGVSMKLVHNGNPNRTLAMIFETYPPGTTTGERIKHQGEEIGTILEGEVILTVNGQTYHLVAGQSYAINTGIPHSFSNTSAGICRIISAHTPTTF, from the coding sequence ATGAGCGATGACGGCCTGGCGCCGGGTAAACGTTTGTCAGAGATCCGCCAACAATTGGGGCTTTCACAACGTCGTGCCGCCGAACTGTCTGGATTAACGCATAGCGCCATCAGCACCATAGAACAGGACAAAGTGAGTCCTGCTATCAGTTCGCTGCAAAAGCTGCTGAAAGTTTATGGGCTGTCGCTCTCCGAGTTCTTCGCAGAACCGGAAAAACCTGATGAGCCGCAGGTGATTATTAATCAGGATGACCTGATTGAGATCGGCAGTCAGGGTGTGTCAATGAAGCTAGTACATAACGGAAACCCGAACCGTACACTGGCCATGATCTTCGAGACTTACCCACCGGGAACAACAACCGGTGAGAGGATCAAACACCAGGGTGAGGAAATAGGCACGATACTGGAAGGTGAAGTGATACTGACCGTTAACGGGCAGACATATCACCTCGTTGCAGGGCAAAGTTATGCCATTAATACCGGCATACCTCACAGCTTCAGCAACACCTCGGCAGGCATCTGCCGCATTATCAGTGCTCATACCCCCACCACGTTCTGA
- the ttrS gene encoding tetrathionate respiration histidine kinase TtrS, translating to MRCLALLMSAVMMSGVAWAQTWNIGILAMRGEVLTRSHWQPLERLLNQQIPGEQFHIQALDLHQMQEAVNRKTVQFVVTNPAQFVQLNSHSPLRWLASLRSGRGGQAASNVIGSVILTRRDSGIENVHDLIGKTVGAIDAQAFGGYLLGYKALSDNGIRPERDLNLRFTGFPADALLYLLREKAVQAVIVPVCLLENMDEEGLVHKEDFVAVLNHPSSIPCLTSTPLYPNWSFAALPSVSDELADRVTKVLFNTPQDSPFHWGAPASTSQVETLLHDVRQHPQQRRLWLDIKSWLIQHQWVMGGVALVLLMLTLNYIWVMLLVRRRGQQIERNNVQLRQQEQALETARQMSVLGEMTSGFAHELNQPLSAIRHYAEGCLIRLESQNEHHPLQTALKEIASQAQRGGDTLRNLRHWVSQAQGNPVMTEEWRCVNIRDAILHVWQLLRMAQHFPAVTLELDVDARQTLNLPPVLLEQVLANLILNAAQAGAKKVWIVVEHKDEGARITLQDNAGGMDDELLRQVFQPFMTTRDEGMGLGLVICQRLVRYGLGEITIKNQRAADGQMGVAVMLDFSRREEQKRDGENSFTG from the coding sequence ATGAGATGCCTGGCATTATTGATGTCAGCGGTCATGATGAGCGGTGTGGCATGGGCGCAGACGTGGAATATTGGCATTCTGGCGATGCGTGGAGAGGTGTTGACGCGCAGCCACTGGCAACCGTTAGAGAGATTGCTCAATCAACAAATACCCGGCGAGCAGTTCCATATCCAGGCGCTGGATCTGCATCAAATGCAGGAAGCGGTTAACCGCAAAACGGTACAGTTCGTGGTGACCAATCCGGCGCAGTTTGTGCAACTGAACAGCCATTCACCGCTGCGTTGGCTGGCTTCTTTGCGTTCTGGTCGCGGTGGCCAGGCTGCGAGCAATGTTATCGGCAGTGTTATCCTGACCCGGCGCGACAGTGGGATCGAAAACGTACACGATCTGATCGGCAAAACCGTAGGCGCGATTGATGCGCAGGCTTTTGGCGGCTATTTGCTGGGGTATAAGGCGCTGAGTGATAACGGCATTCGTCCGGAGCGGGACTTGAATTTGCGTTTCACGGGGTTCCCGGCTGATGCGCTGCTGTATTTGTTACGCGAAAAAGCCGTTCAGGCGGTGATTGTACCGGTATGCCTGCTAGAAAATATGGATGAAGAGGGGCTGGTCCATAAAGAAGATTTTGTCGCGGTGTTAAACCATCCATCCTCAATTCCCTGCTTAACCAGTACGCCGCTTTATCCCAACTGGTCATTTGCGGCATTGCCGAGTGTCAGTGATGAACTGGCGGATCGCGTCACGAAAGTTTTATTCAATACACCGCAGGACTCGCCTTTTCATTGGGGGGCTCCGGCTTCTACAAGCCAGGTCGAAACGTTGTTACATGACGTGCGTCAGCATCCACAGCAGCGGCGCTTGTGGTTGGATATCAAAAGCTGGCTGATACAACATCAATGGGTGATGGGCGGAGTGGCGCTGGTTCTGCTCATGCTCACGCTAAATTATATCTGGGTCATGCTACTGGTACGGCGGCGCGGTCAGCAGATAGAGCGTAATAATGTTCAGCTTCGTCAGCAGGAGCAGGCGCTGGAAACGGCAAGGCAAATGAGCGTGTTGGGGGAGATGACCTCCGGTTTTGCCCACGAACTGAATCAACCGCTTTCTGCTATTCGCCATTATGCCGAGGGATGTCTGATCCGCCTTGAATCTCAGAATGAACACCACCCGCTACAGACGGCGCTGAAAGAAATTGCCAGTCAGGCCCAGCGAGGGGGCGACACACTGCGAAATCTGCGCCATTGGGTCAGCCAGGCGCAAGGTAACCCGGTCATGACGGAAGAGTGGCGATGCGTCAATATTCGTGACGCTATTTTGCACGTCTGGCAATTATTGCGCATGGCGCAGCACTTTCCGGCGGTAACGCTGGAGTTGGACGTGGATGCAAGGCAGACCCTGAATTTGCCGCCAGTTCTGCTTGAACAGGTGTTGGCGAACCTTATCCTGAATGCGGCACAGGCAGGTGCAAAAAAGGTGTGGATTGTGGTGGAGCATAAAGACGAGGGGGCGCGAATCACCTTACAGGATAATGCCGGAGGGATGGATGACGAGTTATTACGTCAGGTTTTCCAACCCTTTATGACGACCCGCGATGAGGGAATGGGGCTGGGGTTGGTGATTTGTCAGCGTCTGGTTCGTTATGGCCTGGGAGAAATCACTATCAAGAATCAACGGGCCGCAGACGGCCAAATGGGTGTGGCTGTAATGTTAGATTTTTCGCGCAGGGAGGAGCAAAAACGCGATGGCGAGAATTCATTTACTGGATGA
- the ttrC gene encoding tetrathionate reductase subunit TtrC: MNPSLIIEEVLTRPQEISWLPWAVQYFFFIGIATCAALFACVLHWRKKESATLENLTLLIALTCSITAPLALTADLHQTARFWHFYAYPTPWSWMPWGALFLPLFTGVLGLWFLAQQLKRFTQKSYRVTKWLALASALLAVGLLTYTGREVSVVYARPIWFSYAFPFVMFLSAFQTFFALLVVSLGDERALQRKLALAQIWTLGLLAIVVTIWVTGDTLSGVAIRDWLAVSSSARYYAAGWAVLGLISLGIGCVALYQPLSMPLRILQALSAMALCWLMRWTLLIQVQTIPKFNAQFNPYSLPAGTDGWLAILGTFGLWIALLIIVRETVNGLARRMQHG; encoded by the coding sequence ATGAACCCTTCTCTGATTATCGAGGAAGTGCTGACACGTCCGCAGGAGATAAGCTGGCTTCCCTGGGCGGTGCAGTACTTCTTTTTCATCGGCATTGCCACCTGTGCCGCCCTGTTTGCCTGCGTTCTTCACTGGCGTAAAAAAGAGTCGGCAACACTTGAAAACCTGACACTGCTGATTGCCTTAACGTGTTCCATCACCGCACCTCTGGCGCTCACGGCGGATCTGCATCAAACCGCCCGCTTCTGGCATTTCTACGCTTATCCAACGCCCTGGTCTTGGATGCCGTGGGGCGCACTGTTTCTGCCGCTCTTTACCGGGGTTCTGGGCTTGTGGTTTCTTGCACAACAACTCAAGCGTTTTACTCAAAAAAGCTACCGCGTGACGAAATGGCTGGCTCTGGCAAGCGCTTTACTCGCAGTAGGATTGCTGACGTATACCGGTCGTGAAGTCTCGGTCGTGTATGCCCGTCCCATCTGGTTTAGCTACGCGTTTCCGTTTGTTATGTTCCTCAGTGCTTTCCAGACCTTTTTTGCCCTGCTCGTCGTTTCACTTGGTGATGAACGGGCGTTACAGCGAAAACTGGCTCTGGCGCAGATCTGGACGTTGGGGCTACTTGCCATCGTTGTCACTATTTGGGTTACCGGCGATACGTTGTCCGGGGTGGCTATCCGCGACTGGCTTGCCGTGTCGTCCTCAGCCAGATACTACGCAGCAGGGTGGGCGGTACTTGGGTTGATATCGCTGGGAATTGGCTGCGTGGCTTTGTATCAGCCGTTATCGATGCCATTACGTATTTTGCAGGCGTTGAGTGCGATGGCGTTGTGCTGGCTGATGCGTTGGACATTACTGATTCAGGTACAGACCATACCGAAATTTAACGCGCAATTTAATCCGTATTCACTACCCGCAGGCACCGACGGTTGGCTCGCCATCCTCGGCACTTTTGGTTTGTGGATAGCGCTACTCATTATTGTTCGTGAAACCGTGAACGGACTCGCAAGGAGAATGCAACATGGCTAA